From Salvia splendens isolate huo1 chromosome 3, SspV2, whole genome shotgun sequence, a single genomic window includes:
- the LOC121797138 gene encoding nuclear pore complex protein NUP35-like, translating into MSASTRRTPKSGRQSLFFQDLATPVSSRRSGGKFTTPGQAAAVSALWRENFSNSDLPPPPVFTLEDRFDLSPESGIPDYPVSPEVKSDPRTPLQSFGRELSSPKSKSDASTSYAGASKPSPQQSPMATSSWWSPAKTGGSAEQEDKGKGSPVEGVVQPGALITLPPPREVARPEVKKSLVPIGNMNGNMNEEEWVTVYGFMPADTNLILREFEKCGVILKHVPGPRDANWMHILYQNRSDAQRALSKNGMEVNGVLIIGVKPVDPMQRQALNEKLNNKGFMTLPPAPSNRNVESNGFKVSPYPYYLQNGSSNTRQSSGTMATPAKSVVSKIVDLMFGV; encoded by the exons ATGAGTGCAAGTACCCGAAGAACCCCCAAATCTGGGAGGCAGTCCCTGTTTTTTCAAGATTTAGCAACACCTGTGTCATCTCGACGGTCTGGGGGAAAGTTCACGACCCCTGGTCAGGCAGCTGCTGTTTCAGCTCTGTGGCGTGAAAATTTTTCCAACTCCgatcttcctcctcctcctgtTTTTACACTTGAAGACCGTTTTGATCTTTCTCCAGAATCTGGGATCCCTGACTATCCAGTGTCTCCAGAAGTGAAATCGGATCCTAGAACCCCATTGCAAAGTTTTGGCAGGGAACTTTCATCTCCCAAGAGCAAATCAGATGCAAGCACTTCATATGCTGGAGCTAGCAAGCCGTCACCGCAGCAGAGCCCTATGGCTACTTCAAGCTGGTGGTCACCTGCCAAGACTGGTGGTAGTGCTGAGCAAGAAGATAAAGGGAAAGGTTCACCTGTTGAAGGTGTGGTTCAACCAGGTGCCTTGATAACACTGCCACCACCGAGGGAGGTTGCAAGGCCTGAAGTGAAGAAAAGTCTAGTACCTATTGGGAACATGAATGGGAACATGAATGAGGAGGAATGGGTCACTGTCTATGG GTTTATGCCTGCTGATACAAATCTTATACTGCGGGAGTTTGAAAAATGTGGGGTGATTTTGAAACATGTTCCTGGCCCGAGAGATGCTAATTGGATGCACATTTTATATCAG AATCGGTCAGATGCTCAACGAGCACTCAGCAAAAATGGCATGGAAGTAAATGGAGTTCTCATCATTGGAGTCAAGCCGGTGGACCCAATGCAGCGCCAAGCACTAAATGAGAAACTCAACAACAAAGGATTTATGACATTACCACCGGCCCCTTCCAATAGAAACGTGGAGTCGAATGGTTTCAAAGTCTCTCCATACCCATACTATCTGCAGAATGGCAGTTCAAACACCCGCCAATCTTCTGGAACCATGGCCACTCCTGCAAAATCAGTGGTGTCGAAAATTGTGGACCTGATGTTCGGTGTCTAG